The nucleotide window GGTCGGTGCGGATCTGGACTCCACTGCGGTCTATGAACTGATGTCCCGCAACCGTATGACCATGATCTGGACAGCGCTGGCGATTGTGCTGCTCAGTGTCTTGTTGGTTTATGGTTTCGCCCACTATTTGACCCGTCCATTGGTGAAACTCAAGAAATTGATTGCCGAAGTCGGAAAAGGTGACCTGACGGTAAACGTTGAACTTAGCCGCAAGGACGAGGTGGGACAGCTCGCTTCCGAGTTCAAACATCTGGTCACAGGTACCCGGGATGTCATGATGGGCATCCGTCAAAGCTCTGATTCTCTGCTACAAGCTGCAGAAGGAGTATCCAAACATTCGCAGGCGACTGCAGAAGCCAGTCAGCGCATTGCCGAGCATACGAATCATACAGCCAGTGGAGCTGCTGAACAGGTGGCTCGTGCGGGCGAAGTTACGGTAGCCATGGAAGAGATTACGCGCAGCATGCAGCACATTGCGAATTCTTCCACCATCGTTGCGGATGTCTCGCAGGAAACGACCAATAACGCGGTGCAAGGTCAAGCCAAAATCAACACGGCGATGGACAGTATGGACAAAATTCATCAGGCGAATGTGCAGATGGTGGCCTCCACCTCCCAACTGGAGCAGTATTCCGATAAAATTGAGTCGGTGGCACATCTAATGAAAGGTATCGCTTCACAGACCAATCTGCTTGCACTTAATGCAAGTATTGAAGCCGCTCGTGCAGGAGAGTATGGCAGCGGGTTTGCGGTGGTTGCCTCAGAGGTTCGCAAGCTTGCGGGGGAATCGGAGCAGTCTTCCCAGCATGTAACCGAACTGATCGCAGAGATGACACGCCAGACTGCCCTGTTGTCGGACCATATGTCAGCCAGCACTTCAGCTGTACAGTCTGGTCTCGCTGTTGTTCAGGAGGCAGGCCGTTCGTTCACATCCATTCATACCGGGATTGAGACGATGAATGAACGTCTACATGAAGTATCCGCAGCATCCGAGCAACTGTCTGCCAGTGCAGAAGAAGTGTCCGCTTCCGTGGAGGACATGGAGCATATCTCGCGTGAATCCTCTTCGAGTATCCAGAAGGTGTCGCACGCTACCGGAAGCCAGCTGCAATCCATGGATGAGATGAGTGCATCCGCAGAATCTCTCCGGGTATTGTCCAGTGAGCTGAACGGATTGATTAGTCGATTTAAAATATAGCGGGCAGCTTAGATTGTTATATAGATCAGCCCACAACAAACAAAGCCGCACGGCAGGGACGGGATCATGGGGGTCAACCCCATTTCCGTACACTGCTTGCGGCTTTATTTTTGTACCTTTAATGTTGGCACGCCCTAAGGCTGCCTGAATTAGTAGCGCTGCGGAGCAGCTTTTTTACCCAAATCCGTCATGTACGTAAAGAACGCTTCCGGATCGGTATCATACACCAGTTGTACTGGACGTCCGTCTGCTTGCTCAACCGTGCGGCCCTGGCTAGGACCATCCGGGATAACAATACAGTTTACGGTTTTCTTCTTCACGATGTCCTCGCGTCCAACGGAAGCCGTTGTCAGCACATCCCACAGATAGTATGTGGAATTTGTCTCACTGTACACCAGTGGCGGACAACCTGCGTAACAGTTACCCAAGAAATCAACGCCTTCGAAGCGGCGCTCTGCTGCCCAGCGGTTACGAACAGCTGGAGTCAGAGGCACTTTGTTCGTGCTTTCCAGTGCAACCAGATCGATCTGGATGCCGCTCTGCCATACACGGTAAGCCGCTTCCGGGTCCCAGAATACGTTCCATTCAGCTGTGCCGTCATGCTCAGGCTCTTCTACGTTACCACGCTCGAATGTGCCGCCCATCCATACCAGCTTGTCGATTTTCTCTTCAATGTCTGGTGCTTCGTCCAGTGCACGCGCAAGGTCCGTCAGTGGGCCTGTGAACAGGAGCAACGTTTTGCCTTCGGTATTGCGCACTTTCTCGATCAGATGCTGATGTGCCGGAACAGCAGAGAGTGGTGCTTCCATTTTGCCGGATTCGTTCAGTACAGGAAGTGCATCTACATAGAAGGAGTGCAGTCTCCACGCCGCAGGAAATGGATTTTTCCCTCTGGAGTTGGATTTGGATACCTCTACGGAATATGTACCGAAACGATCGATAATTTTACGGCTGGCATCTGTTGCTGGCTCCAGATATCCATCTGCCGGAATAACCGATACGCCGGTTACATGTACATTGTCCATTTGCAGAAGCATGAACAGCGATACGAGGTCATCCACGCCGCCGTCATGGTTAAAATACACATTAAGTTGGTTCGTCATGCTTGCTTTCATCCTTCCCCTGGTTGTCCCATTGATGTTGATTCATCCGTCTGCCCTAGGCCGACGCTTCCTCTATTATGTCCCAAAACCCTTGGCTACGTAAACCTTCCCCGTGCAAAGAAAACAAGGATCACACCTCATCCTGCGGATATTTTACAGTTCCACCATTCCATCTCAGGAGGACACACTGCTCTACTGTCATTGTTATAAAAATAAAGAAATGGACAGCGAACTTGAAGCCTCGCCATCCATCTCGCCCAATCCATGCATTACATGGACTGGTTCTGTTTCTCCTCATTCTTTTCGGCAATTGGAACATACTTGCCTGGCCAGAAAGCCCATTTGCCCAGCAATGCGGTGATAGCCGGTACCATGAATGGACGAACCAGGAAGGTATCCAACATCACACCAACGGCTGTGATTATACCAAACTGCACCAACACCTGAATTGGCAATGTAGCAAGTACCGCAAACGTTCCTGCCAAGATCAGACCTGCAGATGTAATAACAGAGCTTGTCTCGCCAACACCTTCTCTAATCGCTTGACGAAGCGGCATCGTTTTGCGTTTCTGCCAGATGCTAGAGATCATGAAGATGTTGTAGTCTTCACCCAGTGCCACGAGGAATACAAAGGAATACAGCGGAATCGCTCCCTGAATGGCATCTGCGCCAAGTCCGTAGTGAATGATGATCCAACCCAGACCCAGTGCAGAGAAATACGATAGAACAACTGTCGCGATCAGGTATGCTGTGGCTACGATTGAACGCAAGTACAACAGTAGT belongs to Paenibacillus sp. FSL H8-0079 and includes:
- a CDS encoding nucleoside hydrolase, whose product is MTNQLNVYFNHDGGVDDLVSLFMLLQMDNVHVTGVSVIPADGYLEPATDASRKIIDRFGTYSVEVSKSNSRGKNPFPAAWRLHSFYVDALPVLNESGKMEAPLSAVPAHQHLIEKVRNTEGKTLLLFTGPLTDLARALDEAPDIEEKIDKLVWMGGTFERGNVEEPEHDGTAEWNVFWDPEAAYRVWQSGIQIDLVALESTNKVPLTPAVRNRWAAERRFEGVDFLGNCYAGCPPLVYSETNSTYYLWDVLTTASVGREDIVKKKTVNCIVIPDGPSQGRTVEQADGRPVQLVYDTDPEAFFTYMTDLGKKAAPQRY
- a CDS encoding methyl-accepting chemotaxis protein translates to MNSLFMRIFLFFSCLMLAAGAVLGITMYRSSAQLVEQSMGMQAQAVAERAAALIDTSLYVPLSTGQDQTAYYGTLREQLSQLREANGLKYLYTLGTREENGTATYFYVVDGAAADVAEDDFSPYASAEETPYEGMLQAFEQNEPIRGELTQDEYGATITAYVPIHGDDGKVLGLVGADLDSTAVYELMSRNRMTMIWTALAIVLLSVLLVYGFAHYLTRPLVKLKKLIAEVGKGDLTVNVELSRKDEVGQLASEFKHLVTGTRDVMMGIRQSSDSLLQAAEGVSKHSQATAEASQRIAEHTNHTASGAAEQVARAGEVTVAMEEITRSMQHIANSSTIVADVSQETTNNAVQGQAKINTAMDSMDKIHQANVQMVASTSQLEQYSDKIESVAHLMKGIASQTNLLALNASIEAARAGEYGSGFAVVASEVRKLAGESEQSSQHVTELIAEMTRQTALLSDHMSASTSAVQSGLAVVQEAGRSFTSIHTGIETMNERLHEVSAASEQLSASAEEVSASVEDMEHISRESSSSIQKVSHATGSQLQSMDEMSASAESLRVLSSELNGLISRFKI